One part of the Salvelinus fontinalis isolate EN_2023a chromosome 4, ASM2944872v1, whole genome shotgun sequence genome encodes these proteins:
- the LOC129853240 gene encoding transient receptor potential cation channel subfamily M member 3-like isoform X21 has translation MCENDPHRETSSSHANVSLGIGQGVPVVALIVEGGPNVISIVLEYLRDTPPVPVVVCDGSGRASDILAFGHKYSEEGGIINETLRDQLLVTIQKTFTYSRTQAQHLFIILMECMKKKELITVFRMGSEGHQDIDLAILTALLKGANASAPDQLSLALAWNRVDIARSQIFIYGQQWPVGSLEQSMLDALVLDRVDFVKLLIENGVSMHRFLTLSRLEELYNTRHGPSNTLYHLVRDVKKQEYPGFSWIYFKGNLPPDYRISLIDIGLVIEYLMGGAYRCNYTRKRFRTLYHNLFGPKRPKALKLLGMEDDMPIRRGRQKTTRKREEEVDIDLDDPEINHFHFPFHELMVWAVLMKRQKMALFFWQHGEEAMAKALVACKLCKAMAHEASENDMVDDISQELNHNSSEFGQLAVELLDQSYKQDEQMAMKLLTYELKNWSNATCLQLAVAAKHRDFIAHTCSQMLLTDMWMGRLRMRKNSGLKVILGLLLPPSILSLEFKNKDEMSYMPQDQDTYLQEKEEEPEKPANEKEEEDMEFTVRSYCETQYNSVAMLGKVSTEASRKKGVGEVQNRHRLIPMGRKIYEFYNAPIVKFWFHTMAYVAYLMLFNYIVLVKMDLWPSPQEWIVIAYIFTNGIEKMREILMSEPGKLLQKVKVWLQEYWNITDLMAILIFSVGMVLRLQEPPLMSYGRVIYCVNIIYWYIRLLDIFGVNKYLGPYVMMIGKMMIDMMYFVIIMLVVLMSFGVARQAILNPNEDPSWMLARNIFFMPYWMIYGEVFADQIDHVHSRKLKHRLNSKLWMIENQFRAHGTWRNNAPCGQNITTEDGHVVALPPCKTGAWIVPAIMACYLLVANILLVNLLIAVFNNTFFEVKSISNQVWKFQRYQLIMTFYERPILPPPLIIFSHMTMVLKHLCCRWRKHDDDERDYGLKLFITEDELKKVHDFEEQCIEEYFREKDDRFNSSNDERIRVTSERVENMAMRLEEVNEREHFMKSSLQTVDIRLAQMEELIGRIAVALERVTGVERGEVNKARSRTSSDCTDSAYMLRQGECPDAAYILRQSSFNSQEGNSYRLNEGAEGSMSPPSPTGLATRTRSHSFYVGGGRERAGADRAERADRFLKERSFSLHRANSSQSVASGTAPKESKPLPLATLSISQQHRPSSCIDIYVSASEEAGPAEVFSDPLRMAPPLRHDSSLHSEIMEAVLSSGRDYSGGSGLGDRHSEGGAVFEDSAATDLSLCSAHLLPDNTMPTWDLDPSPPPSAGPLERSKSSRYLSTGGRGYLEETQLVKSHSLMFTPRGCYGGLGAGVQVKAAEYTSITDCIDTRCVSAPYSTAERSHSPGGSTSFPFNKPPDLGSSHPEREAELSHTESDPEDPEDLAPAPEPHRMGRGLRGASGTPFCSPFSRLERANSCSSDDSSHPSLAPPSHRKSLSVSERMERGADRGVLGGPRNPFLRSKSGARPDTKTDSLSMRKLTTPSAFSSFDSRHNYT, from the exons aTAACTGTTTTTCGGATGGGGTCTGAGGGACACCAGGACATTGACCTGGCCATTCTCACTGCTCTGCTTAAAG GAGCCAACGCATCGGCTCCTGACCAGCTCAGCCTGGCCCTGGCCTGGAACCGAGTGGACATCGCCCGCAGTCAGATCTTCATCTACGGACAACAGTGGCCT GTGGGTTCTCTGGAGCAGTCTATGCTGGATGCCCTGGTGCTGGACAGAGTGGACTTCGTCAAGCTGCTGATCGAGAACGGAGTGAGCATGCATCgcttcctcactctctccagaCTGGAGGAGCTCTACAACACG AGGCATGGACCATCCAACACTCTATACCACCTGGTCAGAGACGTCAAAAAG CAAGAATATCCAGGGTTCAGTTGGATCTACTTCAAG GGTAACCTCCCACCAGATTACCGCATTAGTCTCATTGACATTGGATTGGTCATCGAGTACTTGATGGGCGGAGCTTACCGATGCAACTACACCAGGAAGAGGTTTAGAACGCTGTATCATAACCTCTTTGGACCCAAACGA CCCAAAGCCCTGAAACTGCTGGGGATGGAG GATGACATGCCGATCCGAAGGGGTCGTCAGAAGACTACACGGAagcgggaggaggaggtggacatTGACCTGGATGACCCTGAGATAAACCACTTCCACTTCCCCTTCCATGAGTTGATGGTGTGGGCCGTGCTGATGAAGAGACAGAAGATGGCACTGTTCTTCTGGCAGCACGGGGAGGAGGCCATGGCTAAAGCCCTGGTGGCCTGTAAGCTGTGTAAGGCCATGGCCCACGAGGCCTCTGAGAATGACATGGTGGACGACATCTCACAGGAGCTCAACCATAACTCCAG TGAGTTCGGCCAGCTAGCCGTTGAGCTGCTGGACCAGTCTTACAAGCAGGATGAGCAGATGGCCATGAAGCTGCTAACCTACGAGCTGAAGAACTGGAGTAACGCCACCTGCCTTCAGCTGGCTGTGGCCGCCAAGCACCGCGACTTCATCGCCCACACTTGCAGCCAGATGCTGCTCACCGACATGTGGATGGGACGGCTGCGCATGCGCAAGAACTCTGGACTTAAG GTGATCTTGGGCCTGCTGCTGCCTCCGTCCATCCTGAGTCTGGAGTTCAAGAACAAGGATGAGATGTCGTACATGCCCCAGGACCAGGACACCTACCtgcaggagaaggaggaggagcctGAGAAGCCTGCCAatgagaaggaagaagaggacaTGGAGTTCACAGTAAGATCCTACTGTGAGACGCAGTACAACTCCGTG GCCATGCTGGGTAAGGTAAGCACGGAGGCGTCTCGTAAGAAGGGCGTGGGGGAGGTCCAGAATAGACACCGGCTCATCCCCATGGGCCGGAAGATCTACGAGTTTTACAACGCCCCCATCGTCAAGTTCTGGTTTCACACA ATGGCCTATGTAGCGTACCTGATGCTGTTCAACTATATTGTGCTGGTGAAGATGGACCTGTGGCCCTCACCGCAGGAGTGGATAGTCATCGCTTACATCTTCACCAATGGCATCGAGAAGATGAGAGAG ATTCTGATGTCGGAGCCGGGGAAGCTGTTGCAGAAGGTAAAGGTGTGGCTCCAGGAGTACTGGAACATCACGGACCTCATGGCCATCCTCATCTTCTCTGTGGGCATGGTGCTCCGCCTCCAGGAGCCGCCCCTCATGAGTTACGGCCGGGTCATCTACTGCGTTAACATCATCTATTGGTACATCCGGCTGCTCGACATCTTTGGCGTCAACAAATACCTGGGCCCCTATGTCATGATGATCGGCAAGATG atGATTGACATGATGTACTTTGTGATCATCATGCTGGTAGTGTTGATGAGTTTCGGAGTGGCCAGGCAGGCCATCCTGAATCCCAATGAGGACCCATCCTGGATGCTGGCTCGGAACATCTTCTTCATGCCTTACTGGATGATCTATGGAGAGGTGTTCGCTGATCAGATCGACC ATGTGCATAGTAGGAAGCTAAAGCACAGGCTGAATTCAAAACTCTGGATGATCGAAAATCAGTTTCGAGCTCATGGAACCTGGCGTAATAATG CTCCATGTGGCCAGAATATCACCACAGAAGACGGGCATGTTGTGGCTCTGCCGCCCTGTAAGACAGGAGCCTGGATCGTTCCTGCCATCATGGCCTGCTACCTTCTGGTGGCCAACATCCTGTTGGTCAACCTGCTCATTGCTGTTTTCAa CAACACCTTCTTTGAGGTGAAGTCCATCTCCAACCAGGTGTGGAAGTTCCAGAGGTACCAGCTCATCATGACCTTCTACGAGCGGcccatcctcccccctcccctcatcaTCTTCAGTCACATGACCATGGTCCTCAAGCACCTGTGCTGTCGCTGGCGGAAGCACGACGATGACGAGAGAGACTATGGCCTGA AGCTCTTCATCACTGAAGACGAGCTGAAGAAAGTGCATGACTTTGAGGAGCAGTGCATCGAGGAGTACTTCCGCGAGAAGGATGACCGCTTCAACTCCTCAAATGACGAGAGGATCCGAGTGACATCAGAGAG AGTGGAGAACATGGCCATGCGCCTGGAGGAGGTGAATGAGAGAGAACACTTCATGAAGTCATCACTGCAGACCGTGGACATACGGCTGGCCCAGATGGAGGAGCTGATTGGTCGGATCGCTGTGGCTCTTGAGCGAGTCACGGGGGTGGAGCGGGGGGAGGTCAACAAGGCCCGCTCACGCACCTCCTCGGACTGCACAGACTCGGCCTACATGCTGCGTCAGGGTGAGTGCCCAGATGCGGCTTACATCCTGCGCCAGAGCAGCTTCAACAGCCAAGAGGGGAACTCCTACCGGCTCAATGAGGGTGCAGAGGGCTCCATGTCTCCGCCCTCCCCCACCGGCCTGGCCACGCGCACACGCAGTCACTCCTTCTACGTGGGCGGAGGTCGTGAGCGAGCTGGGGCCGACAGGGCCGAAAGGGCCGACCGTTTCCTCAAGGAGCGCTCCTTCAGCCTGCACcgagccaacagctcacagtcgGTGGCCTCGGGTACCGCCCCCAAGGAGTCTAAGCCCCTCCCACTGGCCACGCTGTCCATCTCCCAGCAGCACCGCCCCTCTTCCTGCATCGACATCTATGTGTCGGCATCCGAGGAGGCGGGGCCAGCCGAGGTCTTCTCGGATCCGCTGAGGATGGCCCCTCCCCTCCGGCACGACTCTTCGCTCCACTCTGAGATTATGGAGGCGGTGCTGTCGAGCGGGAGGGACTACAGCGGAGGCAGCGGTTTGGGCGACAGACACTCGGAGGGTGGTGCCGTGTTCGAGGACAGCGCGGCTACAGACCTGTCGCTATGCTCCGCCCACCTTCTCCCAGATAACACCATGCCGACCTGGGACCTGGACCCCTCCCCGCCCCCGTCAGCGGGACCACTGGAGCGCTCCAAGAGCAGCCGCTACCTGTCCACTGGCGGCAGGGGCTACCTAGAAGAGACTCAGCTGGTCAAATCTCACAGCCTCATGTTTACACCGCGAGGCTGCTACGGAGGCTTAGGGGCAGGGGTTCAGGTCAAAGCGGCTGAGTACACCAGCATCACCGACTGCATAGACACCAGGTGTGTCTCCGCCCCTTACTCCACCGCAGAGCGCTCCCACTCCCCCGGAGGCTCCACCTCATTCCCCTTCAATAAGCCCCCGGACTTGGGCTCCTCCCACCCAGAGCGCGAGGCCGAGCTCAGCCACACAGAGTCAGACCCTGAAGACCCAGAGGACCTGGCCCCGGCCCCCGAGCCCCATCGCATGGGGAGGGGCTTAAGAGGGGCGAGTGGGACCCCATTCTGCTCGCCCTTCTCCAGGCTGGAACGAGCCAACAGCTGCTCCTCAGACGACTCCTCCCACCCATCATTGGCCCCTCCTTCACACAGAAAAAGCCTGTCGGTCAgtgagaggatggagaggggtgCAGACCGTGGGGTTCTGGGGGGACCCAGGAACCCCTTCCTGAGGAGCAAGTCTGGGGCACGGCCCGACACCAAGACAGACAGCCTCTCCATGAGAAAACTGACCACCCCCTCTGCGTTCAGCAGCTTCGACAGTAGACACAACTACACGTGA